In Colletotrichum lupini chromosome 6, complete sequence, a single window of DNA contains:
- a CDS encoding short-chain dehydrogenase — protein sequence MSMSTEDCAKSREGFPRPFPNTPSNVLDQLKVTGKVIVVTGAADGIGYAVSEAMAEAGGNVALWYNSNDAAIQKAQDLASTHSVKTSAYKVDVSDSNQVQETIAKVLKDFGKIDVFVANAGMAISKPILEQTLDEYRKQMSVNVDGIVYCSKYAGEVFKSQGFGNLIITSSMSGHIVNVPVDQPVYNATKAYVTHFGKSLAREWREFARVNIVSPGFFDTKMGAGPDALQEAYRMAALGRQGHTKEIKGLYLYLASDASTYMTGSDVLIDGGYVLP from the exons ATGTCGATGTCTACTGAAGATTGCGCAAAGTCCCGGGAGGGCTTCCCCCGCCCGTTCCCCAACACACCATCCAACGTCCTAGACCAATTGAAAGTGACGGGTAAAGTCATCGTGGTCACTGGTGCTGCTGATGGTATTGGCTATGCTGTTTCCGAGGCCATGGCAGAGGCCGGCGGCAATGTTGCCTTGTGGTACAATTC AAATGATGCTGCAATTCAAAAGGCACAAGATCTAGCAAGCACACACAGCGTCAAGACTTCGGCTTACAAAGTGGATG TGTCCGATTCCAACCAGGTTCAAGAGACTATTGCCAAGGTATTGAAAGACTTTGGCAAGATTGATGTGTTCGTTGCAAATGCTG GAATGGCCATTTCAAAGCCCATTCTGGAGCAAACCCTAGATGAATACAGGAAACAGATGTCGGTAAACG TGGACGGAATCGTGTACTGCTCCAAGTATGCTGGTGAAGTATTCAAGAGCCAAGGCTTCGGCAATCTCATCATCACTTCGAGCATGAGCGGTCACATCGTCAACGTCCCTGTTGATCAACCCGTCTACAACGCCACCAAGGCTTACGTCACGCACTTTGGAAAGTCCCTAGCCCGCGAGTGGAGAGAGTTTGCCCGTGTCAACATTGTATCTCCAGGATTTTTCGACACCAAGATGGGTGCTGGTCCAGATGCTCTGCAAGAAGCATACCGCATGGCAGCTCTGGGCAGACAAGGCCATACTAAGGAGATCAAGGGCCTATACCTGTATCTGGCGAGCGATGCTTCTACTTACATGACTGGTAGCGATGTCCTCATTGACGGCGGCTATGTCTTGCCTTGA
- a CDS encoding heterokaryon incompatibility protein, translating to MSGSERIQSLLKGPGAPLKEFATTEEPQTKRRKTSVAEDSYRPLRCYPILWGSQEIRILKLDAGDNDNPLHGSFQSVQLNSNKARYEALSYTWADLSGDSIRRRPMFIGPYWDIIPITRNCEDALRSVQLVGGGSRSIWVDSLCINQDDEEERNAQVALMPQIYAAAIGVLAYLGPAADDSDRALNAIFHSISHRNCGHSGEESEVCADCRMPIIKLFSRPYFRRLWVVQEVVLSRALTLYCGSKSTLWPFSGMLTPFVRCSWIITRDKATICPLQNLFGLMVATSNCLCKDPRDNVFALLGLVSRWNTFPIFPDYRLTVEEVSIGVAAYLTQKCGLGMAVLLFAGENRPRQSTLPSWIPDIRMPFRPSKIENNLYERFVKSGKIKENEKSIFDNVVLDTGSLSLQLSSPCDIRINSRSGFLEVTAIRVCDLRGFFTEDGKFAKSFVRPECEDGPEMKATLIIPDSPSPITRRSVYRDATQINISHHIRQDDVLFWLHGIDGYAVLRPTRISSTYRLLCACDLSIMNLDTGEISKNMRFRPFSTNDHTQLDERKRRLIEDLRLTIGRENAKPMLRAQAEPFLMKLATYICRHQSDSKNSLWKTWKQFEAKLKPYLEDERGIQLLLRGITEADHITMATWQDGTSSHASVSKRFMLRSSESLLTLLWSLLPKRRHHMNKAFGVEKMSLPYEEVLKGFQDWADTTNDLLFAMAHSVEHKYEFVFGIRSSVSVQKAWLRAFKRFENRMMPQPSSIMGAMEAIVYVLKLFPHTEEEHEQLCSSTHVQQRLHSETNEIVRSYSTRNCLWNWEAVGSNFEKRWKILERLGQDRWLASWRDGPIDMLVGLEQQMSIRYQMNSFGFNLTLPTNVTIHVCYFSFLGHIQIELCSHVTMHLAPQNSQMAVLQEPRRRSPD from the exons ATGTCAGGCTCCGAGCGAATACAATCTCTCTTGAAGGGACCAGGCGCACCTTTGAAAGAGTTCGCGACGACAGAAGAGCCACAGACGAAGCGAAGAAAAACCTCGGTCGCCGAAGATTCGTATCGCCCTTTAAGATGCTACCCAATCCTGTGGGGCAGCCAAGAGATACGAATATTGAAACTGGATGCAGGGGACAATGATAACCCTCTCCACGGAAGCTTTCAAAGTGTGCAGTTGAATTCCAACAAGGCAAGATACGAGGCCCTGTCATACACTTGGGCCGACCTTTCCGGAGACTCTATCAGGCGTAGGCCAATGTTCATTGGACCCTACTGGGATATCATCCCTATTACTCGGAACTGCGAAGACGCTCTTCGTAGCGTTCAATTGGTTGGCGGAGGCTCTCGGTCTATCTGGGTCGACTCTCTTTGCATCAACCAGGACGACGAAGAGGAGCGGAACGCACAAGTGGCTCTGATGCCACAGATATACGCTGCCGCCATCGGAGTTTTGGCATACCTTGGCCCAGCAGCTGATGACAGCGACAGAGCACTCAACGCTATATTCCACTCAATATCTCATCGCAACTGTGGTCATAGTGGAGAGGAAAGTGAAGTCTGCGCAGATTGCCGGatgcctattataaagcttttcaGCCGACCGTACTTTCGGAGGTTGTGGGTGGTCCAGGAAGTTGTGCTTAGCAGAGCCCTAACGCTTTACTGTGGTTCAAAGTCAACTCTTTGGCCTTTCTCGGGAATGTTAACCCCTTTTGTCCGTTGTTCCTGGATTATCACTCGGGACAAAGCTACAATCTGCCCTCTACAAAATCTTTTCGGTCTTATGGTCGCCACCAGCAATTGTTTATGCAAGGATCCACGAGACAATGTATTTGCTCTGCTGGGCTTAGTCTCGCGGTGGAATACGTTTCCAATCTTTCCAGACTACAGGCTTACAGTGGAGGAAGTCAGCATTGGTGTTGCGGCATATTTGACGCAGAAATGTGGCCTTGGGATGGCTGTCCTTCTTTTCGCAGGTGAGAACCGACCTCGACAGAGCACTCTACCATCTTGGATTCCAGACATACGAATGCCGTTTCGCCCATCGAAAATCGAAAACAACCTTTACGAAAGGTTCGTCAAATCTGGAAAAATCAAGGAAAATGAGAAGTCAATATTCGATAACGTCGTGTTGGACACGGGATCCCTCTCGTTACAACTGTCCTCTCCCTGTGATATCCGCATCAATTCTCGAAGCGGATTTCTAGAGGTCACAGCAATCAGGGTTTGCGATCTTCGCGGATTCTTTACTGAGGACGGCAAATTTGCGAAGTCATTCGTTCGACCTGAATGCGAGGACGGCCCAGAAATGAAGGCTACGCTGATCATCCCCGATTCGCCATCTCCTATTACCAGAAGAAGTGTGTATCGAGATGCCACTCAAATCAACATCTCCCACCACATACGACAAGATGACGTTCTTTTCTGGCTTCATGGCATCGATGGATACGCAGTATTAAGACCAACCCGTATCTCTTCAACTTACCGTCTTTTGTGTGCCTGTGATCTATCAATCATGAATCTCGACACCGGCGAAATCTCAAAAAACATGAGATTCAGACCTTTTAGTACCAATGATCACACACAACTGGATGAACGAAAGAGACGTCTCATAGAAGATTTGCGTTTGACTATTGGAAGAGAGAATGCGAAACCAATGTTGCGGGCGCAAGCAGAGCCTTTCTTGATGAAACTTGCAACATATATCTGCCGTCATCAGAGCGATTCAAAAAACAGTCTTTGGAAGACATGGAAGCAATTCGAAGCCAAGTTGAAGCCTTACCTCGAGGACGAACGGGGGATTCAGTTACTATTACGTGGCATAACTGAGGCGGATCATATCACAATGGCAACTTGGCAAGATGGTACGTCGTCACATGCCTCTGTATCCAAGAGGTTTATGCTGAGGTCCTCAGAGTCTCTATTAACTCTTCTTTGGTCGTTGTTACCCAAGAGAAGGCACCACATGAATAAAGCATTCGGTGTGGAAAAGATGTCGCTTCCGTACGAAGAGGTACTAAAGGGGTTTCAAGATTGGGCCGATACAACGAACGACCTGTTGTTTGCTATGGCCCATTCGGTTGAACACAAATATGAGTTCGTTTTTGGAATTCGTTCATCTGTGTCAGTACAAAAAGCCTGGCTGAGAGCTTTCAAGAGGTTCGAGAACAGGATGATGCCTCAGCCGAGTAGTATTATGGGAGCCATGGAGGCTATTGTCTATGTCTTGAAGTTGTTCCCTCACACGGAGGAAGAACATGAACAACTTTGCTCTTCTACACACGTACAACAAAGGCTGCATTCTGAAACAAACGAAATTGTGCGGTCATACTCTACGAGAAACTGTCTGTGGAACTGGGAAGCGGTAGGAAGCAATTTTGAGAAAAGATGGAAAATTCTGGAACGCTTGGGCCAGGACCGGTGGTTAGCATCATGGCGAGATGGACCAATCGATATGCTTGTGGGACTGGAGCAACAAATGTCGATTCGCTATCAAATGAACTCTTTCGGGTTCAACTTGACTCTACCTACCAATGTTACGATCCA TGTTTGctacttttcttttcttggtCATATTCAAATAGAGCTTTGCAGCCACGTCACAATGCATCTTGCCCCTCAGAACTCACAGATGGCAGTCCTTCAAGAACC ACGTAGGCGTTCGCCAGACTAA
- a CDS encoding SnoaL-like polyketide cyclase, whose protein sequence is MEYHEPWLTEKQTREKTFRDVIAICNDGKDLTGLGWLIDTTGMPSGSRGGDWKANFVRRLNEPLGPNSTNVVKIDMLLLSNDNDFFARLINRTTLKDSNEVFEFQELVLASFIRDDGVKGWRSLRDVDAMSNRHNSTVPASLPPPKASVVAPMTAGKLKDFYKRYIDCINEKTMERDFDQFCQPELLHNGRKLSISEYIPLISESQDAIEGLEFCAYPIIAVEETQQIAARIEFTGTPVKEWGGAKPNGEGVFFEEFVIYQLEDGKISSVWSVVDLEAYRKCMGPVLPYDEHLREPRERISEVDIDKVWGT, encoded by the coding sequence ATGGAGTATCACGAGCCATGGCTGACGGAAAAGCAAACGCGCGAGAAGACTTTCCGTGATGTCATCGCAATATGCAATGACGGCAAAGACTTGACCGGTTTGGGGTGGCTCATCGACACGACAGGTATGCCTTCTGGCTCACGAGGTGGTGACTGGAAAGCAAATTTCGTAAGGCGCCTGAATGAACCCTTGGGACCAAATAGCACCAATGTGGTGAAGATCGATATGCTTCTGCTCAGTAACGATAACGACTTCTTCGCCCGTCTCATCAACAGAACGACGCTCAAGGACTCCAACGAGGTCTTTGAGTTCCAGGAACTCGTCCTTGCTAGTTTCATACGGGATGACGGTGTTAAAGGTTGGCGGTCGTTACGGGACGTGGACGCAATGTCCAATCGCCATAATTCAACAGTCCCTGCTTCGCTACCTCCACCAAAAGCCTCGGTAGTGGCCCCTATGACGGCGGGGAAGCTGAAGGACTTCTATAAAAGATACATTGACTGTATCAATGAAAAGACAATGGAACGGGACTTTGACCAATTTTGCCAGCCGGAGCTTCTCCACAATGGTCGCAAGCTCTCGATCTCCGAGTACATACCTCTGATCAGCGAGAGCCAAGATGCGATTGAGGGCCTCGAATTCTGTGCCTACCCCATCATCGCGGTTGAAGAGACGCAGCAGATCGCGGCGAGAATCGAGTTCACGGGGACCCCCGTCAAGGAATGGGGAGGCGCGAAGCCTAATGGCGAAGGCGTCTTCTTCGAGGAGTTTGTCATTTATCAGCTCGAGGATGGGAAGATTTCGAGTGTATGGTCGGTCGTGGACTTGGAAGCTTATCGAAAATGCATGGGTCCTGTACTCCCGTACGATGAGCACTTGCGCGAACCTCGTGAGAGGATCTCTGAAGTGGACATAGACAAAGTGTGGGGTACATAA
- a CDS encoding alpha-L-arabinofuranosidase: MVSLKSAILAATYAVSAAAVDVSIKASGGNATSGHQYGFLHEDINNSGDGGIYAELIRNRAFQFSPRFPVSLDAWHAINGAKLTLKNLTEPLSAALPVSVNVAGGNGSGAIGLENDGYWGMDVKVQKYTGSFWVKGSYDGVFTASLKSALNEDVFGSVEIESKASADEWVEHEVELTPEKDAPNSNNTFAITFDPAGAADGSLDFNLISLFPPTYKGRKNGLRVDIAEALAGLHPSLLRFPGGNMLEGLNNGTYWDWKDTLGPLKNRPGFQGVWGYQQTHGLGLVEYLEWALDMGLDVVIGVWAGLALNGDVTAKEDLQPFIDDALDQIEFIRGPVDSKWGARRAELGHPEPFTLEYVEIGNEDWLAGYPGGWTSYKEYRFPMFMEAIKAKYPDITVISSGATTDGDGFEIPAPGIGDYHPYRTPDALVDEFDRFDNDIGHIVGEVAATHPNGGTGWDGDLMPFPWWIGTVGEAVSLIGYERNADRIPGTFYAPVLRNMNRWQWAVTIVQFAADSALTTRSTSWFVWELFAAHPLSHTLPTVGEFGPAYWVAGKNEAKGSLIWKGAVYNTTDSADVDINLAFEGVTAGTTASLTVLTNPSGDPFAHNDPLNGGETTVASNTTTVVANADGVFTFSLPELSVAVLDTEGSKGNQTARAIRRFNA; this comes from the exons ATGGTGTCGCTCAAGTCGGCCATTCTGGCCGCTACTTACGCCGTTTCGGCTGCTGCTGTCGATGTCTCCATCAAGGCATCCGGTGGCAATGCCACCAGTGGCCACCAGTACGGATTCCTCCATGAG GACATCAACAACTCTGGTGATGGTGGCATCTATGCCGAGCTGATCCGCAACCGAGCCTTCCAATTCAGCCCCAGATTCCCCGTCTCCCTCGACGCCTGGCACGCCATCAACGGCGCCAAGCTCACCCTCAAGAACCTCACCGAGCCCCTCTCTGCCGCCCTCCCCGTCTCCGTCAACGTCGCTGGGGGCAATGGCTCCGGCGCTATCGGCCTCGAGAACGATGGCTACTGGGGCATGGACGTCAAGGTGCAGAAGTACACTGGCTCTTTTTGGGTCAAGGGCTCGTATGACGGTGTCTTTACTGCTAGCCTCAAATCCGCTCTCAACGAGGACGTGTTTGGCTCTGTTGAGATTGAGTCCAAGGCATCGGCCGACGAGTGGGTTGAGCACGAGGTTGAGCTCACTCCTGAGAAGGACGCTCCCAACAGCAACAACACGTTTGCCATTACCTTTGATCCTGCG GGCGCTGCCGACGGCTCGCTGGACTTCAACTTGATCAGCCTCTTCCCTCCCACCTACAAGGGCCGTAAGAACGGTCTTCGTGTTGATATCGCCGAGGCTCTGGCCGGACTACACCCC AGCTTGCTCCGCTTCCCCGGTGGCAACATGCTGGAGGGCTTGAACAACGGCACCTACTGGGACTGGAAGGACACTCTCGGCCCCCTTAAGAACCGCCCCGGTTTCCAGGGCGTCTGGGGCTACCAGCAAACCCACGGCCTCGGTCTCGTCGAGTACCTCGAGTGGGCATTGGACATGGGTCTGGACGTTGTCATCGGCGTTTGGGCCGGCCTCGCCCTCAACGGCGATGTGACCGCAAAGGAAGACCTCCAGCCCTTCATTGACGACGCCCTCGACCAGATCGAGTTCATCCGCGGACCCGTCGACTCCAAGTGGGGTGCCCGCCGTGCTGAGCTCGGCCACCCGGAGCCTTTCACGCTCGAGTACGTCGAGATTGGCAATGAGGACTGGCTCGCCGGGTACCCCGGCGGCTGGACCTCGTACAAGGAGTACCGCTTCCCCATGTTCATGGAGGCTATCAAGGCCAAGTACCCCGACATCACCGTCATCTCCTCCGGCGCCACCACCGACGGTGATGGTTTCGAGATTCCTGCCCCTGGCATTGGTGATTACCACCCTTACCGCACCCCCGACGCTCTCGTCGACGAATTTGACCGTTTCGATAACGACATTGGCCACATTGTCGGCGAGGTCGCTGCCACGCACCCCAACGGCGGCACCGGCTGGGACGGCGACCTGATGCCCTTCCCCTGGTGGATCGGCACCGTCGGCGAGGCCGTCTCCCTCATCGGCTACGAGCGCAACGCCGACCGCATCCCGGGAACTTTCTACGCCCCCGTCCTCCGCAACATGAACCGCTGGCAATGGGCCGTGACCATTGTCCAGTTCGCCGCAGACTCGGCGCTGACGACCCGCTCCACCAGCTGGTTCGTCTGGGAACTCTTCGCCGCGCACCCGCTGTCGCACACTCTGCCCACCGTCGGCGAGTTCGGCCCTGCATACTGGGTTGCTGGCAAGAACGAGGCCAAGGGCAGCTTGATCTGGAAGGGTGCCGTGTATAACACCACCGACAGCGCGGACGTTGACATCAACCTCGCGTTTGAGGGCGTCACTGCTGGCACTACTGCCTCCCTGACTGTTCTGACCAACCCCAGCGGCGATCCGTTTGCGCACAACGATCCCCTCAACGGTGGCGAGACTACTGTCGCTAGCAACACTACTACTGTTGTAGCCAACGCCGATGGTGTTTTCACTTTCAGCCTCCCTGAGCTTAGCGTTGCTGTTCTTGATACTGAGGGTTCCAAGGGTAATCAGACTGCCCGTGCTATCAGACGCTTCAACGCGTAG